One stretch of Xanthomonas sp. DAR 35659 DNA includes these proteins:
- the purF gene encoding amidophosphoribosyltransferase, whose product MCGIVGIVGNQNVAAQLYDGLAVLQHRGQDAAGIATADGTRLRVQKANGLVRDVFDEKRMGVLEGRVGIAHCRYPTAGSEGMDEAQPFYVNSPYGIALAHNGNLINTEALRQQVFEADRRNINTDSDSEVLLNVFAYELDAQRMLTPEAAIRAVAGVHRRCKGGYAVVSVVLGLGLVAFRDPHGIRPLVLGKRESVEGDEYIVASESSALDILGFTRVRDVRPGEALVITGRGELFSEVCASPTDHTPCIFEYVYFARPDSMIDNVSVHKARMRMGMKLGEKILRLRPDHDIDTIIPIPDTSRDAALEMSNVLGVKYREGFVKNRYVGRTFIMPGQGERVKSVRRKLNPIHLEFRNRVVLLVDDSIVRGTTSRQIVQMAREAGARKVYLASAAPPVRYPNIYGIDMPAADELVAHGRTEQEVQEFLGCDWLIYQDLEDLETAVREGNPELKAFDSSCFNGEYTTGIEPGYFERIMQLRSDEAKKKRRA is encoded by the coding sequence ATGTGTGGCATCGTCGGAATCGTCGGCAACCAGAATGTCGCGGCGCAACTGTATGACGGCCTGGCCGTGCTGCAGCATCGCGGGCAGGACGCGGCGGGCATCGCCACCGCCGACGGCACCCGCCTGCGCGTGCAGAAGGCCAACGGCCTGGTCCGCGACGTGTTCGACGAAAAGCGCATGGGCGTGCTGGAAGGCCGCGTCGGCATCGCCCACTGCCGCTACCCCACCGCCGGCTCGGAGGGCATGGACGAGGCGCAGCCGTTCTACGTCAACTCGCCCTACGGCATCGCGCTGGCGCACAACGGCAACCTGATCAACACCGAGGCGCTGCGCCAGCAGGTGTTCGAGGCGGACCGGCGCAACATCAACACCGATTCGGACAGCGAAGTGCTGCTGAACGTGTTCGCCTACGAGCTGGACGCGCAGCGCATGCTGACCCCGGAGGCGGCGATCCGCGCGGTGGCCGGCGTGCACCGCCGCTGCAAGGGCGGCTACGCGGTGGTCAGCGTGGTGCTGGGCCTGGGCCTGGTCGCGTTCCGCGACCCGCACGGCATCCGCCCGCTGGTGCTGGGCAAGCGCGAAAGCGTGGAGGGCGACGAGTACATCGTCGCCTCCGAGTCCTCGGCGCTGGACATCCTCGGCTTCACCCGCGTGCGCGACGTGCGCCCCGGCGAGGCGCTGGTCATCACCGGCCGCGGCGAACTGTTCTCCGAGGTCTGCGCCTCGCCGACCGACCACACCCCGTGCATCTTCGAGTACGTGTACTTCGCGCGCCCGGACTCGATGATCGACAACGTCTCGGTGCACAAGGCGCGCATGCGCATGGGCATGAAGCTGGGCGAGAAGATCCTGCGCCTGCGCCCGGACCACGACATCGACACCATCATCCCGATCCCGGACACCTCGCGCGACGCCGCGCTGGAGATGTCCAACGTGCTCGGGGTGAAGTACCGCGAGGGCTTCGTCAAGAACCGCTACGTCGGCCGCACCTTCATCATGCCGGGGCAGGGCGAGCGGGTGAAGTCGGTGCGCCGCAAGCTCAATCCGATCCACCTGGAATTCCGCAACCGGGTGGTGCTGCTGGTCGACGACTCGATCGTGCGCGGCACCACCAGCCGCCAGATCGTGCAGATGGCGCGCGAGGCCGGCGCGCGCAAGGTGTACCTGGCCAGCGCCGCGCCGCCGGTGCGCTACCCGAACATCTACGGCATCGACATGCCGGCCGCCGACGAACTGGTCGCGCATGGCCGCACCGAGCAGGAGGTCCAGGAATTCCTCGGCTGCGACTGGCTGATCTACCAGGACCTGGAAGACCTGGAGACCGCGGTGCGCGAAGGCAATCCGGAACTGAAGGCGTTCGATTCCTCGTGCTTCAACGGCGAGTACACCACCGGCATCGAGCCCGGCTACTTCGAGCGCATCATGCAACTGCGCTCGGACGAAGCGAAGAAGAAGCGCCGCGCCTGA
- a CDS encoding CvpA family protein: MIDMVLLVVILVSALLGALRGFVGIVVGTLSWLLAGWATFQFGGDAGRWLADGARPSMSYYLGGYALTFVVTMAVVGITGMVIRTAVRATALSATDRALGFGLGTLRGGFFAAVLVLLMSFTPLTREPAWRQSVVLPVLSPGVHWMRAQLPDWRMPQMPQLDMTHLPQMNNMDLGNLPAAGDNAALDKALSASGLQEVMSKALGRPGAKSAQPGGDPAQVLPANIDPAQARPAANDPARVEPNGQARPPSQ, encoded by the coding sequence ATGATCGACATGGTGTTGCTGGTGGTGATCCTGGTCTCGGCCTTGCTGGGCGCGCTGCGCGGCTTCGTCGGCATCGTGGTCGGCACCCTGTCGTGGCTGCTGGCCGGCTGGGCCACCTTCCAGTTCGGCGGCGACGCCGGGCGCTGGCTGGCCGACGGCGCGCGTCCGAGCATGAGCTACTACCTGGGCGGCTATGCGCTGACCTTCGTGGTGACGATGGCGGTGGTCGGCATCACCGGCATGGTGATCCGCACCGCGGTGCGCGCCACCGCGCTGTCGGCCACCGACCGCGCGCTGGGCTTCGGCCTGGGCACGCTGCGCGGCGGTTTCTTCGCGGCGGTGCTGGTGCTGCTGATGAGCTTCACCCCGCTGACCCGCGAGCCGGCCTGGCGCCAGTCGGTGGTGCTGCCGGTGCTCAGCCCCGGCGTGCACTGGATGCGCGCGCAGTTGCCGGACTGGCGCATGCCGCAGATGCCGCAGCTGGACATGACGCACCTGCCGCAGATGAACAACATGGATTTGGGCAACTTGCCCGCGGCAGGCGATAATGCCGCCCTGGACAAGGCCCTGTCGGCCAGCGGCCTGCAGGAGGTCATGTCCAAGGCGCTGGGACGTCCCGGCGCCAAATCCGCGCAGCCCGGCGGCGATCCGGCGCAGGTGCTGCCTGCGAACATCGACCCGGCGCAGGCGCGGCCGGCAGCGAACGACCCGGCACGGGTCGAACCCAACGGCCAGGCACGGCCACCTTCCCAATAG
- a CDS encoding SPOR domain-containing protein, giving the protein MDTVLKQRLIGALVLVALAVIFLPMLVKGPAPDSGVANVPLKAPDAPADGQFQTRELPLVTPGDAPSGGAVGMASAPAAPAPVQDNPDAADLATPAPAAANGAASAAQPLPPTVAAGNYAVNFGAYATAADADAVIARLKQAQLPGFREAATIGGRQAWRVRIGPYADRAQAESVRLQAVKVRNDVNAQVVTLDAPNPSAVAAAAPAATPAKTETLPPEPAKPAPAAAKPAVAATPKPEPAKPEPAKPAATPAPVAAAKPAPSVPAIPAAAGTGFAVQLGAFARAEDANALRDKARAAGFSAFVEQVRTDKGALNRVRIGPVANRAEAEQLRAQVAAKVGISGMVRPHP; this is encoded by the coding sequence GTGGATACCGTCCTGAAACAGCGACTGATTGGCGCCCTTGTCCTGGTGGCGCTCGCCGTGATCTTCCTGCCGATGCTGGTCAAGGGCCCCGCGCCCGACAGCGGCGTCGCCAATGTCCCGCTGAAGGCTCCGGATGCGCCGGCCGACGGCCAGTTCCAGACCCGCGAGCTGCCGCTGGTGACCCCTGGCGACGCGCCCAGCGGCGGCGCCGTGGGCATGGCCAGCGCGCCGGCCGCGCCGGCACCGGTGCAGGACAACCCCGATGCCGCCGACCTGGCCACGCCGGCGCCGGCCGCCGCCAATGGCGCCGCCAGCGCCGCGCAGCCGTTGCCGCCGACCGTGGCCGCGGGCAACTACGCGGTCAATTTCGGCGCCTATGCCACCGCCGCCGATGCCGATGCGGTGATCGCGCGGCTCAAGCAGGCGCAGTTGCCGGGCTTCCGCGAGGCGGCCACGATCGGCGGGCGCCAGGCTTGGCGCGTGCGCATCGGGCCCTATGCCGACCGCGCCCAGGCCGAATCGGTGCGCCTGCAGGCGGTGAAGGTGCGCAACGACGTCAATGCCCAGGTGGTGACGCTGGACGCGCCGAACCCGTCCGCGGTGGCCGCCGCGGCGCCGGCCGCGACCCCGGCCAAGACCGAAACCCTGCCGCCGGAGCCGGCCAAGCCGGCACCGGCGGCGGCCAAGCCGGCGGTTGCGGCGACGCCGAAGCCGGAACCGGCGAAGCCCGAACCCGCCAAGCCGGCCGCCACGCCGGCCCCGGTGGCCGCGGCCAAGCCCGCGCCCAGCGTGCCGGCGATCCCGGCCGCGGCCGGCACCGGCTTCGCCGTGCAGTTGGGCGCCTTCGCCAGGGCCGAGGATGCCAACGCCTTGCGCGACAAGGCCCGCGCCGCCGGCTTCAGCGCGTTCGTCGAGCAGGTGCGCACCGACAAGGGCGCCTTGAACCGGGTCCGGATCGGGCCGGTCGCCAATCGCGCCGAGGCCGAGCAGTTGCGTGCGCAGGTCGCCGCCAAGGTCGGCATCAGCGGTATGGTACGTCCACACCCTTGA
- the folC gene encoding bifunctional tetrahydrofolate synthase/dihydrofolate synthase, producing MKKSLPEWLAYIEQQHPQDIAMGLERVRAVAERMGLTRPAKKVITVGGTNGKGSTVAFVEAIARAGGWAVGSYTSPHLLRYNERVRIGGEEAGDAQLVAGFEAVDAARGDTPLTYFEYGTLAALWLFEQAGLDLAVLEVGLGGRLDAVNLVDADVAVITTVDLDHTDWLGADREAIGAEKAGIARPWKPLVLGEIDPPSSVLRRAYAIGANAIRAGSDFFHEPIDDQHWRWRDVGTELELPMPHLRAPVQRANAAAAIAALRALRNGLPRTAYAEGIAAARLRGRLQPFARDGVEVLVDVGHNPQAARELAAALRAQPCAGQTRAVFAALADKDAAGVVQALAGQVQAWHLAGLSGARGQSAAQLQARLAGTEVAAATRADDVARALQQALAQARPGDRVLVFGSFHTAAEALHWLHSAG from the coding sequence ATGAAAAAGTCGCTCCCCGAATGGCTCGCCTACATCGAGCAGCAGCACCCGCAGGACATCGCGATGGGCCTGGAGCGCGTGCGCGCGGTGGCCGAGCGCATGGGCTTGACCCGGCCGGCGAAGAAGGTGATCACGGTCGGCGGCACCAACGGCAAGGGCTCGACCGTGGCCTTCGTCGAGGCGATCGCGCGCGCCGGCGGCTGGGCGGTGGGCAGCTACACCTCGCCGCACCTGCTGCGCTACAACGAGCGCGTGCGCATCGGCGGCGAGGAGGCCGGCGACGCGCAACTGGTGGCCGGCTTCGAGGCGGTGGACGCCGCGCGCGGCGACACCCCGCTGACCTATTTCGAGTACGGCACGCTGGCCGCGCTGTGGCTGTTCGAGCAGGCCGGGCTGGACCTGGCGGTGCTGGAAGTGGGCCTGGGCGGGCGCCTGGACGCGGTCAACCTGGTCGATGCCGACGTCGCGGTGATCACCACCGTCGACCTCGACCATACCGACTGGCTGGGCGCCGACCGCGAGGCGATCGGCGCGGAGAAGGCCGGCATCGCGCGGCCATGGAAGCCGCTGGTGCTGGGCGAGATCGATCCGCCGTCGAGCGTGCTGCGCCGCGCCTATGCGATCGGCGCCAACGCGATCCGCGCCGGCAGCGACTTCTTCCACGAGCCGATCGACGACCAGCACTGGCGCTGGCGCGACGTCGGCACCGAACTGGAACTGCCGATGCCGCACCTGCGCGCGCCGGTGCAGCGCGCCAACGCCGCGGCCGCCATCGCCGCGCTGCGCGCGCTGCGCAATGGCCTGCCGCGCACCGCCTACGCCGAGGGCATCGCCGCGGCGCGACTGCGCGGGCGCCTGCAGCCGTTCGCGCGCGACGGGGTGGAGGTGCTGGTCGACGTCGGCCACAACCCACAGGCCGCGCGCGAGCTGGCGGCCGCGCTGCGGGCGCAGCCTTGCGCCGGCCAGACCCGTGCGGTGTTCGCCGCGCTGGCCGACAAGGACGCCGCCGGCGTGGTGCAGGCGCTGGCCGGGCAGGTCCAGGCCTGGCATCTGGCCGGGCTGTCCGGCGCGCGCGGGCAGAGCGCCGCGCAGTTGCAGGCGCGCCTGGCCGGCACCGAGGTGGCCGCGGCGACGCGCGCCGACGACGTGGCGCGGGCGCTGCAGCAGGCATTGGCGCAGGCGCGGCCGGGCGACCGGGTGCTGGTGTTCGGTTCGTTCCACACCGCGGCCGAGGCGCTGCACTGGCTGCATTCAGCCGGCTGA